The window tcaaggcggcgccttcaagaaggggacgacaccggaacgccgccaccgcccgatccaaggatcagagtttccctggagccgcatgacgggcaatgagagccgcgacgacgccttcaagtagggaacgatcttcgccgccgccgatccgtccgaagatagaacaggttttcacctcggccaacgctcaccgccaccgaacgccacaccccggctaccacgccgcccacacggccatggtgaCCAGGCAGCGCCAAGGCCCGGGCTCCGCCCAAGAGCACCGCGCTACCACCACCCAGGCCGCaaccccggcatccaagaccttgacaccacctcacccgagacccgcCGCAACTCCAACGGAAGAGACGAGCTAAAAGGTCCCACCTTTCTCACCCCTGGACGACCCACAGCGTCGAGACCCCAATAGGCCGGCCAGAACTGACATCCACCGACCCGTCCTGTTGCCTCGAGcgtgagacgagctcggtcctgcagcaccgagagggggacgaggtcagtcctgctgcaccgtgcgcgagacgagctcggtccggcTACACCGTGCGAGACGAGTTCGGTCCTGCAGCACCTTGCGTGAGACGAGCGGTGGACCGTAGCTGGGAGAGGACCAGCCCTCTGATAAGAGTAGTGCCTGGGCGACGAGGAAATGGATCGAAGGTCGAGATGGTCCGCACGCAGACGAGCCGACACTGGAGAAGCCGGCCGCTGCCGCGTGTAGATCCGTCGAGCCACCGTGAAGCCGCCACGACACAGGGAGGCCACCCGACGGacctccccacgccaccgcccacgGCCAGAGCAGCGGCCACGCCAGGCCGCTTCCCAACGTGCGTTGCCCGGCGAACTCCAAGCGACGGAGCCGCCGGGCACGCACCACCAGAGCCACGCGCCTTGCCGCCCCCTCCCGGagaccaccgccaccaccacccgcgTCGACCGCACGAGCGCACCAGCCGGCACACTGCACCATGCTGGAGGCCGGCCCAGCCTAGCCGGACACCGTCCCCAGctcgcgccgccgcggcccgcggcccTTGCGCCTGGATATGATGAGGAAGCCCCGAAGAAGCCAGCACCTCACCCTCCCCACGCACAAGCCCGCGCCACCAAAACCACGCAGCCGCCGCCGCTCCGCCGCACGACCGCACCACCGGTGCGCCGCCCGGgtcgccgccgcgccgtcccgcACGAACGACGCGATCCTCTCCGTGGCCCTCCGTCCCGCGCTGTCGGAAGCCAAGGAAGAAGGGAAGAAGGccccgccgacgccgacgccagccgggctttgcccggcggcgcccTCGGGTGGCGGCAGGGGGGGGGGCAGGGTTGGGGAAGGGCTGCTGGCCGGCGGCAGCTAGGGTTCGCCCTGCCGCCCGCGAGAGCGGCACGGGTGAGCGAAGTTGCTTCCTTTTCCCCTCCACAAGGATTATCATCATTTTTCCTTTTTACAAATGCCAAGTCAGATTTTGACGTGAAATATCTAGATAACTTTCTTACTTgtatattttttttgaaaagggggtttaccccggcctctgcatcagaaagatgcatacggccatatcTAGATAACTTTCTTACTTGTATATACTGTAGGACGACAAGTAGGCACAAAATAGAAACAATACCTTTTGCTGGCTAGGAAACTGTTGATATtgatgatgacttgttgtatgctcCCTGCTTCGGTGTCAGAAAAACGTCGACCACTGACTTTACTATGAATAATTCTCATGATATTTATCATATCTGGATTTCGTGCCACGGATAAGAAGGCCCGACATTTGAATTTCTTGTTGAGGTCTTCATACACTTGGTTTGCAAGAGTGGTTTTGCCCATTCCTCCAGTTCCTACGATGGAAATCAACTTCAGTTGATTATCTGTTGACGCACCTTCGTTCAACAATTTGATTATCTCAGCCTTAGGTCCATCAATTCCCACAAGCTTTGAGGCGTGCTCAAATATAGAAAGAGCTCTAGGGTCAACGGTCGCATTTTTTGTGTTGGAGAAGGTCTCGCGACTCTTGTACCTTTCATTCCTCTCACCCACCTCAATGATATGTTTCTTTAGATCTTGGATCTCTCTGCCGATCCGGCGGCGAGCCTTCATCTTCCCCAACTTCCCTAGCGAGCTCTTGATCTTCTCAATGAAGCCATCTGGCTTTTCGTCTTTGTTTCCGATGCTCTGCATGAAGTCGTCGATGGCATCCTCTAGGTCATAGGACAGCTCCCGCACCTCATTCATccaaactttatcctgctcattggGATCCTCGTCCTCGGACATCCTGACGAGAAAAGCCTCCATGGCGGCGAGCTCATGAGTGACGGACTTGATCTCTTTGCGCACACCTTTGAAACGCTTGTACTCATTGGTGAGCAGAGCTGCCAGCTTCTCCAGGACGGGCTTCAGGACCCCCGTGGCCACACTCGCCACAGCCGCCTCCAAGACCATTGTGTTAGGAGATCGATGAATGCACGGACGATAAATAGGTAGATTTGGGTCGTCAATCTACACCCTGAAAACATAACCAGTCAAAGTAAGCCACTGAGCCCAAGCATTTGACGAGCTACAGACGGATCACGCGCAAGTCTCAGGCCACATGGCCAACGCTAGGCGGCGACGATGTTAGATAAAATCTTGATGTTTTCTGCATCTGCATGTTTTGGTTTTTGGTTCTGCATGTAGCCTAGGGAGTCGTCCGGCAAGGTCTCGGCTGAGCGCGCACAGCTGTGAGATGCAGCATGGCCATGAGAAGCGGGTAAGGCGTGGCTGGGGTCAGACCGGCTGGGAAAATCAACTAGAGGAGATCGTCTAGTTTGTTAGTTTGTTAGCGCATGGATAGGTTAGTTAGCCGCATGAGCTTGCACGTCCTAGAGAGATTCTAGGGGAAGAGTTATGCGTGCGTGGGCACTGCTAGTGGCCGCGCCTGCGTGGCTGCGACTTATACAGATGTAAAGCATGTTTACCTTTGACAAGAAATAGACAGAAGAAAACGCTGGCTGTGTGAGGCAGCGGCACCAAACTTCTTGTGTTCCTGTGTTTGTTTCGTGAGTTGTGAGAGGCAGCAGCTACAGGAAGAAGAAGAGGGGTTGAGAGATTCAGCCCCAACAGACGATGACGTATGAGGGAGGCTTGAGGAGATGAAAGCACGACATGGAGGCGGGAGATGCGGTCATACCTATCGGCCGGGAACGATCGAGCCGTGGAGGATGGCTGAACAAGAACTGGACTGTGGCAGCGTTGGAACCTAGCAGCTCGGAGGAGGCGGACGACTACGCATGTGGTGAGATGAGAGGCGGAGCGAGGATCTTGCAATGGCACGAGAGTGGAGTTATGTGAGGGAGAAGGGGGTCGTTGGCTCTTTACTGGGTCGTTGTTGTTTGCCGTGCACACACTCCGGCCACTAGGCTGTTGTCAAATACAGCAAGCAACAACAATTTCCAAGAAACACCATGCATTTTTGTCACAGTCTTTCTTTTCCAACCGGGCTCACACCATTTTCCATTAATTTTGCAATCAACCGGGCTCACACCATTTTCCATTAATTTTGCAATCAACGGAAATACATCAGTCTGTTTGTTGTTCAACATCAACTACCAACTAGGCACCAAGccagatagagcgattaccagcaaAAGGAGACTGAAAGGGGGGAGCGAGTTGGTGCACCAAGCCAGATAGAGCGATTACGAGCAAAAGGAGACTGAAAGGGGAAAGCGAGTTGGTGCATCAACAGGAAACCCACCGCATTATTATCCCGAAATTACATCGAAGAAGGCGGGGAAAGGATACTCCGCCTGCACCCCATGTATTCACATAAGACTTCTCTCGTCTCGACCCGATCACTATAGTTTTAACAGTTATTAACTTTAGATGCAAATTTGCAAGGTTAATTTCCAAGCCAATAGCATCTCCATCTACCCTGCAAGTAGCAGCGAGCATGACGAATGAAGGTTCATATAATATGGTGCATAGCTAATTTGCAGCTCCGATCCCCATCGTTGGCAATTAAAAGCAGCCACCAAAGTTGCCGTTTAAAACAAATCTATATAGATCTGTTTGAGTGATTAACATAAGTTTGTTGCACCTATCGATCTATGAAAAACGAACTAAGAAAAAAAACTATAGCATGGTTTTACAGATGAACCATCTGGGAAGGACACTTCTACAACAGCGTTGGCAACGGACTTGTTCTTCTGACGGAAACAATTCGTCCGACTATCCAAGGAAGAAGGTTGTATGAAGTTGTATCCACAAACAGAGTTGAGATATGCGGTTGTGCAACCTAACGACCCGATTTCAATTGgtagaattgacaggtgatgcgCAGGGGTTTTCCCCCATTTACTGAGGATCAAGTTTGGTGTGTGGTGGAACcactcatcaaaaaatatcttgatactcatttaaaaaatattctctggaccatgtttatcttggtactcatactaaaatggtcgTATGCATCCCTAGTTCGTGCAGAGACAGGGAAGTGAAAATCTCTCCCATTTTTATGTCGCCGGGCAAAGCCCCGGgcggctgacggcggcggcggaggcccccTTTCCTCCCGTGTTGCATTGGGTGAGGCGAGTCACCTGGGGCGCATGGGCCCTCTTCCCCGATCTGAGTCATCGCGGCGGCGCGGCCGATCTGTCCGGCGACGGCGTAGTGGCGGCGTGGTGATGGGTGGAGGCGGCGGAGCTGCGGGCTTCGTGGAAGATCTGGTGGTGTCGGCTGCTCGGCGGGCTTGCATGGTCATGGCGGCGGAGGTCGCGGTGGCCGGCGGCTTGGCCGGTCAGCGGCGGCGGAACATGGCCGGTGGCAGCGGCGATGGCCTGTctggatcccggggcggcggccctggatggTGGCGGCTGGTGAAACTAGGGCTTCCCACGACGGCATGGTGCGGTGCAGTCCCTGTCCAAGGCGGATCTGTGATGGCGATCTGAATTGATTGGTTCGGATCAGAGACGGTGACGAGCGCACGGGATCCATGTCGGCGGCTCTCGCGGCTTGGCGAGGCGGGGTGggatccctcctcctcctcctaggctCTAGTAGTGGCACACTCAGGCAGTGGCCGGTGCGCCAGGGCTCCTACGGTGACATTGTTGTTGCGGTTGGTTGCCGGATCTAGGCGGCTAGATTTGGGGCTTTGAAGGTGGTCGAGACAGTACACAGGTTGTTGGGTGGATTACTTGggacggatccgggtgaaaacctggtcTTCGGTCGATTGCTggagccggtgatgacgatgaccttatcatcgtttccttcatgaaggcatcattgAGGTGAATCTCCCAACTCCACTaaatacctccgggggaaaccctagattagCTGATCGGATGTTGGTGGCAATCATGTGTGTCGTTACCCCcttgggggcggcattcttggaggtgcactcggcatctttggtggagcggtgattcatcctacacattgatggcgacggatctcgACAGCGTGGCGTAGTGCAGATTTGGAGTTCGATGtgcgaggatggactcgcgcagggacgatgacgttgtctggcgtcgtggttgcgtcgatggcagagagacctggcacAGTAGATGCAAcaatacaactctgaagatggattggtggcaggtagctgcggcggcctcatacccggcagacgttctggttgaggagtgcgccggactggtagttgccccatacccggcaggcgtcctggttggcacctcaggtcttagatgtttaggtttggctgcgaggtctgtttggtattaggcccaaacCATCAACTCCCCtttatcaactggataggagtagcgacagatgttgagacggtggctttagtcttactgttgtatgactttataaggtcttgtgtttataattaataaagtggccgcatgcatggtccagatgcagaggccgggggtcctcctccttttctatAAAAAACAAACAGAGTTGAGACGTGACTTGTTGTTCCGACGAATATAACTTGTTCATTTGAGTTGAAGGCAATGATTCATTTCTAAACCAGTGGTTATGTAATCCATGCATGTATCCCTTCAAGTTGCAGCCCATACCTTCGACAGCTGGTAAGATAGTAGCGTGTTCGAGTCCATAACACGAAACATCCTGAGAAGGTGCAGAAACTCAAGACTCCAAACACCAGTTCAGTTTTTGTGTATGTAATTGATGCGGTAAAAGCGCAAGTTGAACGGATGCTCATGCATGTTGCCTCACCCCGGCCACATAATTGTATTTCCTTGCTGATAAAGACGGGTTCATATTAAACAAGTAACGCCACTTGATAGCCAAAGTCTCACAATTCGCTGTCCTGAAAATGCTAATTAAGCTTAGATGATGCCCTACCACGTTGATTTAGCCAGCCATGTTGACTGTCAACATGCGTGTCTGGAAGACCGGTTATGAATATGAATATATTGACATATTTGTCCCAATCAATAGGGAAAAAATTGTAAAAAATATAGTTTAGATAGGTTGGTTCTACCTAACACTAAACAAATCAGACTCAAAAAATACAGGATGATTGTGAAGCATCAACTAAGGGTTTTAGGATCAGACTACTTCTTCTTGTCCTGCTGCAGGAAACAGCTAGTGCATTTCCAAACCAGTAACGTGTGTACATCCACCCCCTGCTAGTTGCAGGATGATGATGAAACGCTGATATAATtatgtattccctccgtcccaaattactcgtctctgaaatggatgtatctagaactaaactacatctagatacattcatacgtgcaacaagtaattcggaacggagggagtatacattTGAGTTGCAGATCACCATCCATCGTTAGCTAATAAGAGCTTTCTTGCAAATTAAAAGCAGCCACCGAAGTCGCCTTTCAAAATTCAaccatatatatactagtattactGTACAAATAACAAATGGAAAATACAACCATATATAATTATGTCTGTACAATATGATTGGTGTGGTAGGCGAAGCATCCGGAAAGGTCATGCTCTTCTGATGGAATCCAACTTGTCCGTTTGTAAACCAATAAtgcaggtgtcacaaattgaagcaTCCAAGGAAGGTTGTATCCAAAATAGAGTTGAGAGGTGACTTGTTCTTCTAACGTAAATAACCTAGTTCGTTTCATTGCAATTATTTCGTCTTAACAAAAGGAAAACTGTGCAATTATTGACAAACATGATAAATTTAAGATAGTAGCGTGTTCGGTTCTGTGGCATGAAAAACTCTCAGCAGGTGCAGAAACTCCAATGATTATGACTCAGGCACCACTTCAATAACCACTGGAGATGTATAAACCGCAGAACATTGCTAGTACTGCTGAGAAAGACACCACATATTGAATGGTAGCCTGGATAATCTAGGGAGGAGGATCCACAACATTTCACCACATAAATGTGATTGGGGGTAAGGAGCCAGTAACAATTACAGAAATTAGATGATCAACGAGAAACAATATTTTTAGCGTTTCCTAAGACAATGGAGCTTTGGTAAACTAGAACATAGACTGTCCATTCGATTGCCACGTTAGGCTCATCGTTCGGTTTGTTGCATATGTCTGTGGGCTGTTACTAAATTATTACTACCAATATCAATTTACTGACTTCCAATAATCACAATGTCTCGTCCCATGTTGCTCAAGAAAAAGTTCTCTTGACTAGAGATGATTAATAGCTAATCAAACTTTTATGCTAACTCACTTGGAAGAAGGTTTTGTGGACATCAGAGTTGACAAAGGACTCATTCTACTGACGGATACAACTTGTGCATTTCCAGCCAATAGCATCTCCATCTACCCTGCAAGTAGCAGCACGACGAATGAAGGTTCACATAAATATGGTGCATAACTAATTTGCAGCTGCTCATCGTTAGGAATCAAAAGCAGCGGCCAGAGTCACCGTTCAAAACAAATCTATATAGATAAGGTTTACATGTTTAAGTGATTAACATAAGTTTGTTGCAACTATCGATCTACGAAAACGAACTAAAAATAATAGCATGGTTTTGCAGATGAAGCATCCGGGAAGGTCGCTTCTAGAATAGGGCAGGACTTGTTCTTCTGATAGAAGCAACTTGTCCAATTATGAAACAATAATGTAAGTGCCACAAACTTAACTATCCAAGGAAAGTTGTATGAGGTTGTATCCACAAACAGAGTTGAGACGTTACTTGTTATTCTGACGAAAACAACTTGTTCATTTGAAATGATTCATTTCTAAACCGGTGGTTATGTAATCCTTGCATGTATCCCTTTAAAGTTGGAGCCCATACCGTCGTCAGCCCAAACAGAGTCCGCGTCACGAAACATCATCAGCAGGTGCAGAAACTCAAGACTCGAGACACCAGTTCCGTTTTTGTGTATGTAATTTTTTAGATAAAGGGCGATTTTATTATCTCAAATGTAGAATCATGCTGGTAGAAAATATTATGAGTAACACCCGTCTGGGCTTTTATTTGCAGGTGCCCTGCTCCTCCTAAGGTTCGCACTTTTACTTGGCGCTTGATCACGGACTGCTTGCCCACTTGGGTTAATAAAAAACAACGAGAATTGGAAGTTTCTGACCAATGCCCTCTCTGTTCGATGGCGCCGGAGGACACATTTCATGCCTTTTGCAGATGTCCTAGGGCGGTGGCCTTTTGGCAAGCGATGACAGAGCAATGGCGAATTCCTGTTGCTACGACATTCCATCGGACGGGCACGGAGTGGATCGCCCAAACTCTTTGTGACCTGCCTGACACGGAGAGGATGTAACTCATGATGACCCTTTGGCGCTGCTAGTACGTACGGAATGAAATGACGCATCATAAGCAGCCTCCTCCGGTCGAAGCATCCAAAAGGTTCCTTATCAGCTACGTTGATTCACTCGTCGGCATCCAAAACAACCCGAGTGCAGACCTGGCGAAAGGCAAACAAGTGGTTGATGTGGTGACGCCCACCAAGCCTGTACCACATGCTCAGGTTGCGGATGAGGCGCGATCACGATGGACTCCTCCAGCGGATGGGTAGGCCAAAATAAATGTCTACAGATCGTTCTATGCCTCCACCGGAACAGCTGGCGCCGGAATGATTCCGCGGGATAGTTTGGGTAAGATCATTTTCTCATCATGCAGAGTACTGAGAGCATGTGCAGAACCT is drawn from Triticum dicoccoides isolate Atlit2015 ecotype Zavitan chromosome 6B, WEW_v2.0, whole genome shotgun sequence and contains these coding sequences:
- the LOC119321655 gene encoding disease resistance protein RGA5-like — encoded protein: MVLEAAVASVATGVLKPVLEKLAALLTNEYKRFKGVRKEIKSVTHELAAMEAFLVRMSEDEDPNEQDKVWMNEVRELSYDLEDAIDDFMQSIGNKDEKPDGFIEKIKSSLGKLGKMKARRRIGREIQDLKKHIIEVGERNERYKSRETFSNTKNATVDPRALSIFEHASKLVGIDGPKAEIIKLLNEGASTDNQLKLISIVGTGGMGKTTLANQVYEDLNKKFKCRAFLSVARNPDMINIMRIIHSKVSGRRFSDTEAGSIQQVIININSFLASKRKNDDNPCGGEKEATSLTRAALAGGRANPSCRRPAALPQPCPPPCRHPRAPPGKARLASASAGPSSLLPWLPTARDGGPRRGSRRSCGTARRRPGRRTGGAVVRRSGGGCVVLVARACAWGG